DNA sequence from the Cydia fagiglandana chromosome 12, ilCydFagi1.1, whole genome shotgun sequence genome:
TGAGAAGCATCCGCTATGCCAAGGAagtgccaaatgtgaccaaaatTGTAGCCAATGACTTGTCCGAGCAAGCTGTAGAGACAATCAAGGCCAATATAGTGCATAATGAAGTAGACAACATCATTGAAACCAGCCATGATGATGCTTGGTGAGTAATTTTATCATTTATGTGTTTATTCATTGTGTAACTGACAGGCTCCAAataagatgttttttttatcacttCACTTCTGATAGTTCTGATAGATCATGCATTTTTGCTTTTATAAAACTGCAATATGGGATCTATTTGACCATGGACATGTTAAACGAAACTCGACAGTACAAAAAATTTTATGCATGGAAGGGTGATGGCCAAGTTCAGAAATAtgtaaatcatttttttttctttatttactaCATGCAAGTTGCATTAATTTTGACTTAGATTGTACACATGACTTTAATTCAGGttgaaaataatgtatctaacAATAATGTACTTAACAACACTTAACAAAGAATAATATTGAAGAAACAAATTTTCAGCATGCTAATGTACAAACACAAGCACCCACAAAAGAGATTCTCTGCAATAGACCTAGACCCATATGGTTGTCCATCCATCTTCCTCGACTCTGCAGTCCAAAGTGTGCAGGACGGCGGGCTGCTGTTAGTCACTGCCACAGACATGGCAGTGTTGGCTGGAAACTCCCCAGAGACATGTTATTGCAAGTATGGTGCAGTCAGTTTGAAGACTAAATGCTGTCATGAAATGGTAGGtatttgttaaatataattatattttaagcaGAAATGAATGTGAATAAACATATGCAGTTTTGTCTTCTTACATTTTGGTTTCAATTCTTGAAAATggcaaataattttttttttttttgggtgaaATAATTTATAGTGCGAAATTTTTCTTGTATATGTTGTTTGTCAAGCCATtcccgtcagtagaaaaaatgtaggcgcgaaagggtTATCGTTCGATAGAAAATTGGAATTTCGTGCCTTCTTCTACTGACACAGTTGTTTGACAGACTTTAAGAGATttaaaaattcaattttcattaatctaaaaaatcacgtttactTTTTCAGGCATTAAGAATTCTTCTGCAATGCATAGAGCAGCACGCCAATCGCTACAGTCGTTACATTGTACCACTCATCAGCATATCGGCCGATTTCTACATTCGCGTGTTCGTCAAAGTCTATTCTGGTGCAATACATTGTAAGAAAACTACGAGGTAAGCATTGTAGTGTAAGAGCCAAGATTGTTAAGATGTGCTTTAATTGTATTAACTTGGTTACTTGCTTCCAGCAAACTATCAATGGTGTATCAATGCGTAGGCTGCGATAACATCACCCTACAGCCCCTAGGTGGCTTCAAGCCCAATCCTACAGAGAAGAATCCGACCCAGACGAAGGCCTACTTGCCCACCGTCCCACCGGTGGGCGAGTTCTGTGTGCACTGCAATCAAAGGCATCATGTAAGTATAAAATCATCACCTTGAGCCACTGGGCTTCAAGCTCCATCATATCCGTGGGTGTATGGAAATCGGCAAAAGTGGTAATTGCTAACTTTGACTTTAATCAGTGGGATAAACTGTCAATCTTACACAATTTTCTTTTCGTTTTCATTGCTCTTGAgaatatcattttttttctatcaGCTTGGTGGTCCAATCTGGTCAGCCCCGATCCACGACGAATCTTTTGTGACCCGCGTACTAACTCGCGTTCAAGAGCAACCAGAACTATTTGGCACAGCTAAGCGAATAGAGGGAGTTTTGTCTATGGTACGAGAGGAACTGCACGAGACGCCACTATATTACACTATGGATAAACTTTTTGGGCGCGTGCATTTGGAGACCATGCCTATGTTGGTTATGAGGTTAGTTACTTTTTATGATGGTGATGAGTGATCACCATAGCCTCTAGATGCTTTTAACTTTACTGCAATTACATTAcacttaaaatatattttaagggTGTTTTTTCGTTGTCTGCCTTTCGCttcacattattattattatttgtttctccattttggaattcacgggcctacaaatcccggtcttttgataggcttgcgtggggatatagatccaacacgtagaggccccttggagagctttaatgtcatgtagaacgcctgctggaacccgt
Encoded proteins:
- the LOC134669413 gene encoding tRNA (guanine(26)-N(2))-dimethyltransferase, yielding MFTRRYRFIFKPAYQIIMKMESSSAPKSIKEGQAEIKLSTEKVFYNPVQEFNRDLSVAVLTVFSDDYKKEKREKAEKKKTGQEKEDSETEIEVTILEALSATGLRSIRYAKEVPNVTKIVANDLSEQAVETIKANIVHNEVDNIIETSHDDACMLMYKHKHPQKRFSAIDLDPYGCPSIFLDSAVQSVQDGGLLLVTATDMAVLAGNSPETCYCKYGAVSLKTKCCHEMALRILLQCIEQHANRYSRYIVPLISISADFYIRVFVKVYSGAIHCKKTTSKLSMVYQCVGCDNITLQPLGGFKPNPTEKNPTQTKAYLPTVPPVGEFCVHCNQRHHLGGPIWSAPIHDESFVTRVLTRVQEQPELFGTAKRIEGVLSMVREELHETPLYYTMDKLFGRVHLETMPMLVMRSAILNGGYKVSYSHASKMSIKTNAPAQYVWDIIRTWEKSHPIKPAKLEADPVTKHLLSQPIISSIDLSQRADANPISRRDGQLRFQFNPTPYWGPGSRAAVNVGEEKMSKALRNQNKHSKNKTTKRQHSPGEEETRKKPNVEEVEA